Proteins encoded within one genomic window of Acidobacteriota bacterium:
- a CDS encoding type I pantothenate kinase encodes MPLSPYINFTRAEWARLRDNTPLTLSEADLVRLRGVNEEISLREVAEIYLPLSRLLNLYVAAQQSLHEAKDIFLGEDTARVPYVIGIAGSVAVGKSTTARLLQALLAQWPHHPKVDLITTDGFLFPNTVLEERGLMKRKGFPESYDRRRLLRFIADVKAGEPEVEAPVYSHIIYDILPDNTVKVRQPDIVIVEGLNVLQTGVGADNPVFVSDYFDFSIYVDADEEYIKRWYVNRFLTLRRTAFRDPASYFHRYANLSDQEAVQKALSIWEEINGLNLRENIQPTRTRAHLILEKGADHAVESVKLRKL; translated from the coding sequence ATGCCCCTCTCACCTTACATCAACTTCACGCGCGCGGAATGGGCGCGCTTGCGTGACAACACGCCGCTGACATTGTCGGAAGCCGACTTGGTGCGCTTGCGTGGCGTGAATGAAGAGATTTCGTTGCGCGAGGTGGCGGAGATTTATTTGCCACTGTCGCGCCTGCTGAATTTGTACGTCGCGGCCCAGCAGAGTTTGCACGAAGCCAAGGATATTTTTCTCGGCGAAGACACGGCTCGGGTTCCTTATGTCATCGGCATCGCGGGCAGCGTGGCCGTGGGCAAGAGCACGACCGCGCGTTTGTTGCAGGCGTTGCTGGCGCAATGGCCGCATCATCCTAAAGTTGATCTCATCACGACCGATGGCTTTCTCTTTCCCAACACCGTGCTGGAAGAGCGCGGCTTGATGAAACGCAAAGGCTTTCCCGAAAGCTATGACCGGCGGCGCTTGCTGCGCTTCATCGCCGATGTCAAAGCGGGCGAACCCGAAGTCGAAGCGCCTGTCTATTCGCACATCATTTACGACATTCTGCCCGACAACACGGTCAAGGTGCGGCAGCCGGACATCGTGATCGTCGAGGGCCTGAATGTGCTGCAAACCGGCGTGGGCGCGGATAACCCTGTGTTCGTGTCGGATTACTTCGACTTTTCGATCTATGTGGATGCGGACGAGGAATACATCAAACGCTGGTATGTGAATCGCTTTTTGACTTTGCGGCGCACGGCCTTCCGCGATCCGGCGTCCTACTTTCACCGTTACGCCAATCTTTCCGATCAAGAAGCCGTGCAAAAAGCGCTGAGCATTTGGGAAGAAATCAACGGCTTGAACCTGCGCGAAAATATCCAGCCGACGCGCACGCGCGCGCATTTGATTTTGGAGAAGGGCGCAGATCATGCGGTGGAGAGTGTGAAGCTGCGTAAGCTGTAG